One Candidatus Angelobacter sp. DNA segment encodes these proteins:
- a CDS encoding ABC transporter permease, which produces MSKLPFEFFLALRYLRPKRTFVSIITLISIVGVMLGVAVLIIVISVMSGFDKQMRDRILGFNAHLRVELRGAAQMADYRRVMSVVAANKNVKGVAPYVIGQVLVKTEPESGNPQVLAPMIRGIDPRLEESVSALPHSIVEGSFDVKGRGLLVGKEIADRLGLSVGDRLAVYSVGKFEEWERGRSRGKEEAPLADDYEVKGIFDAGYFEFNDLFVLCSLANAQDMYELDDSAHGLMVTLHDPDKATEVEQQLRAALGSGFFISTWLHENPILDALVVEKNMMYYLLFFIVLVAAFGITSALITFVVQKTREIGMLKALGATSGQVMGLFLGQSLMVGALGVAAGYGLGMLAVTYRNEFLHFMRRATGFELFPASIYQFAELPALIVPGDVAVICGGSLLICLLAGLLPAWNAGRLKPVEALRHE; this is translated from the coding sequence GTGTCGAAGCTGCCGTTTGAATTCTTTCTCGCTCTTCGCTACCTGCGTCCCAAGCGGACGTTTGTTTCGATCATCACTCTGATTTCCATCGTCGGCGTCATGCTGGGCGTGGCGGTGCTCATCATCGTCATTAGCGTGATGAGCGGATTCGACAAACAGATGCGCGACCGGATTCTTGGTTTCAATGCTCACTTGCGCGTCGAGTTACGGGGAGCCGCGCAAATGGCCGATTACCGTCGCGTGATGAGCGTTGTGGCGGCGAACAAAAACGTGAAAGGCGTCGCGCCGTATGTCATCGGTCAGGTGCTGGTGAAGACCGAACCGGAAAGCGGCAACCCGCAGGTGCTGGCGCCGATGATCCGCGGCATCGATCCGCGCCTGGAGGAGAGCGTCAGCGCGCTGCCGCACAGCATTGTTGAGGGAAGCTTTGACGTGAAGGGCAGGGGTTTGCTTGTGGGCAAGGAGATTGCAGACCGTCTCGGACTGAGCGTCGGGGACCGGCTTGCCGTGTACTCCGTCGGCAAGTTCGAGGAATGGGAACGGGGCCGCAGCAGAGGAAAGGAAGAAGCTCCGCTGGCGGATGATTACGAGGTGAAAGGAATTTTTGACGCCGGCTATTTCGAGTTCAACGATCTGTTCGTCCTGTGTTCGCTGGCCAATGCGCAGGACATGTACGAGCTGGACGATTCCGCACACGGCCTGATGGTGACGCTGCACGATCCCGACAAGGCGACGGAGGTTGAACAGCAGTTGCGCGCCGCGCTGGGGAGCGGCTTTTTCATCAGCACGTGGCTCCACGAGAATCCGATCCTCGATGCGTTGGTGGTGGAAAAGAACATGATGTATTACCTGCTGTTCTTCATCGTGCTGGTCGCCGCGTTCGGGATCACCAGCGCGCTCATAACGTTCGTCGTCCAGAAAACACGCGAGATCGGGATGCTGAAGGCGCTCGGCGCGACCAGCGGACAAGTGATGGGGCTTTTTCTGGGACAAAGTCTGATGGTCGGTGCGCTCGGCGTCGCCGCGGGATATGGACTGGGCATGTTGGCAGTGACGTATCGCAACGAGTTTCTGCATTTCATGCGGAGAGCCACGGGCTTCGAGTTGTTTCCGGCCTCCATATATCAATTTGCGGAACTGCCGGCGCTGATCGTGCCGGGCGACGTTGCCGTCATCTGTGGCGGGTCGTTGCTGATCTGTCTGTTGGCGGGGCTGTTGCCGGCGTGGAACGCGGGGCGGTTGAAACCGGTGGAGGCGTTGAGGCATGAATGA